The Coffea arabica cultivar ET-39 chromosome 3c, Coffea Arabica ET-39 HiFi, whole genome shotgun sequence genome contains a region encoding:
- the LOC140004023 gene encoding uncharacterized protein At3g49140-like isoform X2: MWIATAAAAAAASSSISLGPSSCHYCPSEGICCSTSYGITGSWTKSVAGIHRISAHSGLRCDNSFFGVTLWLPNGHENCNSRVSVAADYSDSLPDSSSYGGDNGYHPLEELRECRRTRVTKLTDAEIARSTVEANNRALLFFPSMVHCEPHEQVSWDDFPYVIDEYGDIFVEIYDKDNILQDPQASNPVNALIGMDISQYENRRIDTSEYGFLENNYGDDITYLNDYAEFEDSEMLGVRVDWGMPDSSSWVHPIYFAKCLTKVVSAEHVKMIDHPSNGVSVWGHLKPAYVDEELYLRRLFDDENNDGYTSGWTDGEGFSSSDCGSHKRSTIYRLDIMKMDLFSVYGEQLAISLEDFQDAEPDILVHSTAALVERFDEPGVRCNFALKALCKKKGLLVEGANLIGVDSLGMDVRVFSGSEVLTHRFPFKVRATSEAAADKQIQQLLFPRSRRKKRRTLEKLRDTDSF; encoded by the exons ATGTGGATcgcaacagcagcagcagcagcagcggcTTCCTCGTCAATTTCCCTCG GTCCTTCCAGCTGCCACTATTGTCCTTCTGAAGGAATTTGCTGCTCAACATCATATGGAATAACCGGGAGTTGGACGAAATCAGTTGCTGGCATTCATAGAATTTCTGCGCATTCAGGATTAAG GTGCGACAATTCTTTCTTTGGAGTTACACTTTGGCTGCCAAATGGACATGAGAATTGCAATTCAAGGGTTTCAGTTGCCGCTGATTACTCAGATTCTCTACCTGATTCCTCAAGTTATGGTGGTGATAATGGTTATCACCCACTTGAAGAACTAAGAGAATGTAGAAGAACTCGAGTTACTAAGCTCACAGATGCTGAAATTGCAAGGTCAACTGTTGAG GCTAACAACAGAGCGTTGTTGTTCTTCCCTAGTATGGTGCACTGTGAACCACATGAACAAGTCTCTTGGGATGATTTTCCGTATGTTATCGATGAATATGGAG ATATATTTGTTGAGATCTATGACAAAGACAATATCTTGCAAGATCCTCAAGCAAGTAACCCTGTG AATGCTTTAATTGGAATGGACATCTCGCAGTATGAAAACAGAAGGATAGATACCTCTGAGTACGGCTTTTTAGAAAATAATTATGGTGATGACATAACTTACCTTAATGATTACGCTGAG TTTGAAGATTCTGAGATGTTGGGTGTACGAGTGGATTGGGGAATGCCAGACAGTTCTAGCTGGGTTCATCCAATTTATTTTGCCAAGTGCTTAACGAAG GTTGTTTCAGCGGAACATGTCAAAATGATTGACCATCCTTCTAATGGTGTTTCTGTTTGGGGACACCTTAAGCCTGCTTATGTTGATGAAGAATTATATCTAAGACGGCTTTTTGATGATGAAAATAATGATGGCTACACTTCAGGCTGGACAG ATGGGGAAGGCTTCAGTTCTAGTGACTGTGGAAGTCATAAGAGATCAACCATCTACAGATTGGATATCATGAAAATGGACCTATTCTCTGTCTATGGTGAACAG TTGGCTATCAGTTTAGAAGATTTTCAGGATGCTGAGCCTGATATTCTTGTACACTCAACAGCAGCACTTGTAGAGCGGTTTGATGAGCCAGGAGTGAGATGCAATTTTGCACTCAAAGCTCTTTGCAAAAAGAAGGGACTTCTTGTTGAG GGGGCAAATTTGATTGGAGTTGACAGTCTTGGAATGGATGTCAGGGTCTTCTCAGGATCAGAAGTGTTAACTCATCGTTTTCCATTCAAAGTTAGG GCAACATCAGAGGCTGCTGCAGACAAGCAGATTCAGCAACTTCTTTTTCCGAGGTCACGTCGAAAAAAACGTAGGACTCTTGAAAAACTTAGGGACACAGATTCATTTTGA
- the LOC140004023 gene encoding uncharacterized protein At3g49140-like isoform X3, which translates to MWIATAAAAAAASSSISLGPSSCHYCPSEGICCSTSYGITGSWTKSVAGIHRISAHSGLSFRCDNSFFGVTLWLPNGHENCNSRVSVAADYSDSLPDSSSYGGDNGYHPLEELRECRRTRVTKLTDAEIARSTVEANNRALLFFPSMVHCEPHEQVSWDDFPYVIDEYGDIFVEIYDKDNILQDPQASNPVFEDSEMLGVRVDWGMPDSSSWVHPIYFAKCLTKVVSAEHVKMIDHPSNGVSVWGHLKPAYVDEELYLRRLFDDENNDGYTSGWTDGEGFSSSDCGSHKRSTIYRLDIMKMDLFSVYGEQLAISLEDFQDAEPDILVHSTAALVERFDEPGVRCNFALKALCKKKGLLVEGANLIGVDSLGMDVRVFSGSEVLTHRFPFKVRATSEAAADKQIQQLLFPRSRRKKRRTLEKLRDTDSF; encoded by the exons ATGTGGATcgcaacagcagcagcagcagcagcggcTTCCTCGTCAATTTCCCTCG GTCCTTCCAGCTGCCACTATTGTCCTTCTGAAGGAATTTGCTGCTCAACATCATATGGAATAACCGGGAGTTGGACGAAATCAGTTGCTGGCATTCATAGAATTTCTGCGCATTCAGGATTAAG TTTCAGGTGCGACAATTCTTTCTTTGGAGTTACACTTTGGCTGCCAAATGGACATGAGAATTGCAATTCAAGGGTTTCAGTTGCCGCTGATTACTCAGATTCTCTACCTGATTCCTCAAGTTATGGTGGTGATAATGGTTATCACCCACTTGAAGAACTAAGAGAATGTAGAAGAACTCGAGTTACTAAGCTCACAGATGCTGAAATTGCAAGGTCAACTGTTGAG GCTAACAACAGAGCGTTGTTGTTCTTCCCTAGTATGGTGCACTGTGAACCACATGAACAAGTCTCTTGGGATGATTTTCCGTATGTTATCGATGAATATGGAG ATATATTTGTTGAGATCTATGACAAAGACAATATCTTGCAAGATCCTCAAGCAAGTAACCCTGTG TTTGAAGATTCTGAGATGTTGGGTGTACGAGTGGATTGGGGAATGCCAGACAGTTCTAGCTGGGTTCATCCAATTTATTTTGCCAAGTGCTTAACGAAG GTTGTTTCAGCGGAACATGTCAAAATGATTGACCATCCTTCTAATGGTGTTTCTGTTTGGGGACACCTTAAGCCTGCTTATGTTGATGAAGAATTATATCTAAGACGGCTTTTTGATGATGAAAATAATGATGGCTACACTTCAGGCTGGACAG ATGGGGAAGGCTTCAGTTCTAGTGACTGTGGAAGTCATAAGAGATCAACCATCTACAGATTGGATATCATGAAAATGGACCTATTCTCTGTCTATGGTGAACAG TTGGCTATCAGTTTAGAAGATTTTCAGGATGCTGAGCCTGATATTCTTGTACACTCAACAGCAGCACTTGTAGAGCGGTTTGATGAGCCAGGAGTGAGATGCAATTTTGCACTCAAAGCTCTTTGCAAAAAGAAGGGACTTCTTGTTGAG GGGGCAAATTTGATTGGAGTTGACAGTCTTGGAATGGATGTCAGGGTCTTCTCAGGATCAGAAGTGTTAACTCATCGTTTTCCATTCAAAGTTAGG GCAACATCAGAGGCTGCTGCAGACAAGCAGATTCAGCAACTTCTTTTTCCGAGGTCACGTCGAAAAAAACGTAGGACTCTTGAAAAACTTAGGGACACAGATTCATTTTGA
- the LOC140004023 gene encoding uncharacterized protein At3g49140-like isoform X1 has protein sequence MWIATAAAAAAASSSISLGPSSCHYCPSEGICCSTSYGITGSWTKSVAGIHRISAHSGLSFRCDNSFFGVTLWLPNGHENCNSRVSVAADYSDSLPDSSSYGGDNGYHPLEELRECRRTRVTKLTDAEIARSTVEANNRALLFFPSMVHCEPHEQVSWDDFPYVIDEYGDIFVEIYDKDNILQDPQASNPVNALIGMDISQYENRRIDTSEYGFLENNYGDDITYLNDYAEFEDSEMLGVRVDWGMPDSSSWVHPIYFAKCLTKVVSAEHVKMIDHPSNGVSVWGHLKPAYVDEELYLRRLFDDENNDGYTSGWTDGEGFSSSDCGSHKRSTIYRLDIMKMDLFSVYGEQLAISLEDFQDAEPDILVHSTAALVERFDEPGVRCNFALKALCKKKGLLVEGANLIGVDSLGMDVRVFSGSEVLTHRFPFKVRATSEAAADKQIQQLLFPRSRRKKRRTLEKLRDTDSF, from the exons ATGTGGATcgcaacagcagcagcagcagcagcggcTTCCTCGTCAATTTCCCTCG GTCCTTCCAGCTGCCACTATTGTCCTTCTGAAGGAATTTGCTGCTCAACATCATATGGAATAACCGGGAGTTGGACGAAATCAGTTGCTGGCATTCATAGAATTTCTGCGCATTCAGGATTAAG TTTCAGGTGCGACAATTCTTTCTTTGGAGTTACACTTTGGCTGCCAAATGGACATGAGAATTGCAATTCAAGGGTTTCAGTTGCCGCTGATTACTCAGATTCTCTACCTGATTCCTCAAGTTATGGTGGTGATAATGGTTATCACCCACTTGAAGAACTAAGAGAATGTAGAAGAACTCGAGTTACTAAGCTCACAGATGCTGAAATTGCAAGGTCAACTGTTGAG GCTAACAACAGAGCGTTGTTGTTCTTCCCTAGTATGGTGCACTGTGAACCACATGAACAAGTCTCTTGGGATGATTTTCCGTATGTTATCGATGAATATGGAG ATATATTTGTTGAGATCTATGACAAAGACAATATCTTGCAAGATCCTCAAGCAAGTAACCCTGTG AATGCTTTAATTGGAATGGACATCTCGCAGTATGAAAACAGAAGGATAGATACCTCTGAGTACGGCTTTTTAGAAAATAATTATGGTGATGACATAACTTACCTTAATGATTACGCTGAG TTTGAAGATTCTGAGATGTTGGGTGTACGAGTGGATTGGGGAATGCCAGACAGTTCTAGCTGGGTTCATCCAATTTATTTTGCCAAGTGCTTAACGAAG GTTGTTTCAGCGGAACATGTCAAAATGATTGACCATCCTTCTAATGGTGTTTCTGTTTGGGGACACCTTAAGCCTGCTTATGTTGATGAAGAATTATATCTAAGACGGCTTTTTGATGATGAAAATAATGATGGCTACACTTCAGGCTGGACAG ATGGGGAAGGCTTCAGTTCTAGTGACTGTGGAAGTCATAAGAGATCAACCATCTACAGATTGGATATCATGAAAATGGACCTATTCTCTGTCTATGGTGAACAG TTGGCTATCAGTTTAGAAGATTTTCAGGATGCTGAGCCTGATATTCTTGTACACTCAACAGCAGCACTTGTAGAGCGGTTTGATGAGCCAGGAGTGAGATGCAATTTTGCACTCAAAGCTCTTTGCAAAAAGAAGGGACTTCTTGTTGAG GGGGCAAATTTGATTGGAGTTGACAGTCTTGGAATGGATGTCAGGGTCTTCTCAGGATCAGAAGTGTTAACTCATCGTTTTCCATTCAAAGTTAGG GCAACATCAGAGGCTGCTGCAGACAAGCAGATTCAGCAACTTCTTTTTCCGAGGTCACGTCGAAAAAAACGTAGGACTCTTGAAAAACTTAGGGACACAGATTCATTTTGA